One Arcobacter sp. F2176 genomic region harbors:
- a CDS encoding RNA-directed DNA polymerase: MGNELYNNVAIRALNQTKTLNPIIYLAVRCFFENFSKKYGDINLLEEYIKRKLYVRKYWSIKENKLYKEKEKDEFIYRDVLSLSAFGVICESFLMRKIVDEECLENKDFVYSYILPDSKKSTRNYQYYFNGYRERNEAILLALNNNSEKIALVLDLQKFYPSVNKENVKKIFLEKIKKGNDEINKLSNNIVCSLLNSSSSGIPIGPDLSHLMAQIYLEYFDEKMIEKFPNNYFRYVDDIVIICNGEEKDYIKDFVKGILPPELKINESKTDKLTFNEWQILTKSNDKISENFNEILNEITAFISMHPLKIDELEEMLNKQGFNIPLRRIKKQSKSKNYMRFIQSLMRGIGFLSTYEIYYMKPESIISKLVSLKEFYLLKFNELSQFKYSNDNSAENRSNTQRLKFILNRLLYLCTLEELEKLLIKIPKTEKFSDTKEVILSLSNKNLVNTIKFGGKLVQTVCELWKENNFAKINFTKEDFLQFRNLNEVIDSIIIMYLYQVITFEKDEILKYLDFINKEYFLVIIDEKYIPTLKDNEYIMELYGLLKNVSLERKNELLFTRYDNDESIQLAGLDLGIGYSL, encoded by the coding sequence ATGGGAAATGAATTATATAATAATGTAGCAATTCGAGCATTAAATCAAACAAAAACATTAAATCCAATTATCTATTTGGCAGTACGATGTTTTTTTGAAAATTTTTCTAAAAAATATGGAGATATAAATCTTTTAGAAGAATATATAAAAAGAAAATTATATGTTCGTAAATATTGGAGTATAAAAGAAAATAAACTTTATAAAGAAAAAGAAAAAGATGAATTTATTTATCGAGATGTGTTATCATTATCAGCTTTTGGAGTTATTTGTGAATCTTTTTTAATGAGAAAAATTGTTGATGAGGAATGTTTAGAAAATAAAGATTTTGTTTATAGTTATATTTTACCAGATAGTAAAAAATCAACAAGAAATTATCAATATTATTTTAATGGATATAGAGAAAGAAATGAAGCAATTCTTTTAGCATTAAATAATAATAGTGAAAAAATTGCATTAGTTTTGGATTTACAAAAATTTTATCCTTCAGTTAATAAAGAAAATGTGAAAAAAATTTTTTTAGAAAAAATAAAAAAAGGAAATGATGAGATTAATAAACTAAGTAATAATATTGTTTGTTCTCTTTTAAATAGTTCTTCTTCTGGTATTCCAATTGGTCCAGATTTAAGTCACTTAATGGCTCAAATCTATCTTGAATATTTTGACGAGAAAATGATTGAAAAATTTCCTAATAATTATTTTAGATATGTAGATGATATAGTTATTATTTGTAATGGTGAAGAAAAAGATTATATAAAAGATTTTGTTAAAGGTATTCTACCTCCTGAATTAAAGATAAATGAAAGTAAAACAGATAAATTAACTTTTAATGAATGGCAAATTCTTACAAAATCAAATGATAAAATAAGTGAAAATTTTAATGAAATATTAAATGAAATTACTGCTTTTATTTCTATGCATCCTTTAAAAATTGATGAATTAGAAGAGATGCTAAATAAACAAGGTTTTAATATTCCTCTGAGAAGAATAAAAAAACAGTCTAAAAGTAAAAATTATATGAGATTTATACAATCTTTAATGCGTGGAATAGGTTTTTTATCTACATATGAAATTTATTACATGAAACCAGAATCAATTATTTCTAAATTGGTTTCTTTGAAAGAATTTTATTTATTAAAATTTAATGAACTATCTCAATTCAAATATAGTAATGATAATAGTGCTGAAAATCGAAGTAATACTCAACGATTAAAATTTATTTTAAATAGATTATTATATCTGTGTACATTAGAAGAATTAGAAAAATTACTAATAAAAATTCCTAAAACTGAAAAATTTTCTGATACAAAAGAAGTAATATTGTCATTAAGTAATAAAAATTTAGTTAATACAATAAAATTTGGAGGGAAATTAGTTCAAACTGTATGTGAATTATGGAAAGAAAATAATTTTGCTAAAATTAATTTTACAAAGGAAGATTTTTTACAATTTAGAAATCTTAATGAAGTTATAGATTCAATAATTATAATGTATTTATATCAAGTTATAACTTTTGAGAAAGATGAAATCTTGAAATATTTAGATTTTATAAATAAAGAATATTTTTTAGTAATTATTGATGAAAAATATATTCCTACATTAAAAGATAATGAATATATTATGGAATTATATGGATTGTTAAAAAACGTAAGTTTAGAAAGGAAAAATGAATTATTATTTACAAGATATGATAATGATGAAAGTATACAGTTAGCAGGATTAGATTTAGGGATAGGGTATTCTTTATAA